One Rosa chinensis cultivar Old Blush chromosome 3, RchiOBHm-V2, whole genome shotgun sequence DNA window includes the following coding sequences:
- the LOC112191673 gene encoding non-specific lipid-transfer protein 3, with product MAFSRVLKVICLVVLSVAALWFGDAKAAITCGQVVNKLMPCVAYVQNGGTPAVGCCSGIKTLYGMAQTTPDRQSVCNCLKQAVAGIPYTGANAGLAAGLPGKCGVNLPYKINPSTDCKSIK from the exons ATGGCGTTCTCTAGAGTTCTGAAGGTGATTTGCTTGGTGGTGCTATCCGTGGCTGCACTGTGGTTTGGTGATGCGAAAGCAGCCATTACGTGCGGTCAGGTGGTGAATAAGCTGATGCCATGCGTTGCCTACGTCCAAAACGGTGGGACTCCCGCGGTGGGTTGCTGTAGCGGGATCAAGACCCTCTACGGCATGGCTCAAACCACCCCTGACCGCCAGAGCGTGTGCAACTGTTTGAAACAAGCAGTTGCCGGAATTCCGTACACCGGAGCTAACGCCGGTCTTGCTGCTGGCCTTCCCGGCAAGTGTGGTGTCAACCTTCCCTACAAGATCAACCCTTCTACTGACTGCAAAAG CATCAAGTGA